Proteins encoded together in one Amblyomma americanum isolate KBUSLIRL-KWMA chromosome 1, ASM5285725v1, whole genome shotgun sequence window:
- the LOC144116435 gene encoding uncharacterized protein LOC144116435: MPLLNNPAVALRIWKRTDLYATPLQYTTFLSDGESKAYAAVTELEIYGSIPVQKEDCTNHVANRLGTAIRKATFPRGEKLKDGTIAKLQGYSQVDIASNRGNVRDMFCAVWASYFHSCSRGGASSHKFCPDGEISWCKHKRALALGQPAPVHTPILSVSQGKAVLPIYKRLTDEKLPQSCVKGQTQNAAESLNSKIWLLCPKTQFASQTVVETATAIAVLWFNKGHTGFEEVLQELVILPSKALLSLNNEVYKRRISSMLTNATAEARAHRRNTTKKARLEESACEGSTYGAGAF, translated from the exons ATGCCCTTGCTCAACAACCCAGCA GTTGCCCTAAGAATCTGGAAGAGGACAGACCTGTATGCCACACCTCTGCAGTATACAACGTTCCTGTCGGATGGGGAAAGCAAAGCCTATGCTGCCGTGACAGAGTTGGAAATCTACGGGAGCATTCCTGTGCAAAAAGAAGACTGCACAAATCACGTCGCAAACAGACTTGGCACTGCGATCCGGAAGGCAACGTTCCCAAGAGGAGAGAAGCTAAAAGATGGAACAATTGCCAAGTTGCAAGGCTATTCCCAAGTTGATATCGCCAGTAACAGAGGAAATGTAAGGGATATGTTCTGTGCTGTCTGGGCATCCTACTTCCATTCCTGCTCAAGGGGTGGTGCTAGCAGCCACAAATTTTGCCCAGACGGAGAGATATCTTGGTGCAAGCACAAGCGGGCACTAGCTTTGGGTCAGCCAGCACCAGTCCACACTCCCATCCTGAGTGTTTCCCAAGGCAAGGCTGTGCTGCCGATCTATAAGAGATTGACTGATGAGAAGCTGCCGCAGAGCTGTGTGAAAggacaaacacaaaatgcagcCGAGTCGCTCAACAGCAAAATCTGGCTGCTGTGCCCCAAGACGCAATTCGCGTCACAAACTGTGGTTGAAACAGCGACAGCAATTGCTGTCCTTTGGTTCAACAAAGGGCACACAGGCTTCGAGGAGGTGCTACAGGAGCTTGTCATTCTCCCATCAAAAGCACTGCTTTCTCTAAACAACGAGGTGTACAAGAGGCGTATTTCAAGCATGTTAACAAATGCGACTGCAGAGGCTAGGGCCCATCGCCGCAACACAACAAAGAAGGCCCGTCTGGAGGAGTCGGCCTGCGAGGGGTCGACATATGGGGCTGGTGCCTTCTAG